TGCCGGAAGTGCGGCCGAAGCACGGATGGGCCGGCGTGCGAGGCGTGTGACGGGCAGGGCTCGCCGACGATCAGGAGCGTGTGGCGTGTCGGTAGTTTCGAGCCGCCGCTGAGCACGCTGATCCGGGCAGCGAAGTTCGGCGGCCGGTGGGAGCTGTGTCGGCCGCTGGGCGAGCGGCTGGCGGGCGTGGTCGACGCGCCGCCGGACGCCGTCGTCGTTCCGGTGCCGTTGCATCCGCACCGTCGCGCCCGGCGTGGGTTCGACCAGGCCGAGCTGATTGCGAAGAGCCTTGCCCGACGGATCGACAGGCCGTTGGTCAAAGCGCTGGTCCGCCGACGCAACACGCGGCCGCAGACGGAACTCCTGGGCATCGCGGCCCGGCAGACGAATCTGCGCGACGCATTCGCGATATCACCGAGTGCCGACGTCGCGGGGCGGCCGGTGATTCTGGTCGACGACGTCACCACCAGCGGCAGCACGATCCGGTCCGCCGCCCGGGCCGTGGCCGTGGGCAACCCGACGTCCGTCGTCGCGGCCGTGCTCGCCGTGGCGGAACGACCCGAGCACCGGTTCCAGCACTGACTAGCGCGGACGTCGGACGGCGTTCAGGACCGTGCCTGCGTCCAGGATCGGGGTCGAGAGCGGGTCGATCGAGTCGAGGTAGACGCCGTCACTGTCGTTGGAGAACTCGAATCGCCAGGCCGTCGTGGGCGATTGGCCCTGCGTGGACTGTTGCGACGAGCGGATGCGAACATCGATGCGGATGCCGGCGGCGTCGCGTTCGCTGCTCATG
This sequence is a window from Planctomycetota bacterium. Protein-coding genes within it:
- a CDS encoding phosphoribosyltransferase family protein, which translates into the protein MHRRLVTLARDLVDLVWPDVCAACAADASGSLCDACEDDLRQLGEASYCRKCGRSTDGPACEACDGQGSPTIRSVWRVGSFEPPLSTLIRAAKFGGRWELCRPLGERLAGVVDAPPDAVVVPVPLHPHRRARRGFDQAELIAKSLARRIDRPLVKALVRRRNTRPQTELLGIAARQTNLRDAFAISPSADVAGRPVILVDDVTTSGSTIRSAARAVAVGNPTSVVAAVLAVAERPEHRFQH